CTTAACAGCGCGTGATGATGAAATTGATCGGGTCGTCGGCCTCGAAATCGGTGCTGACGATTATTGCACGAAACCCTTTAGCGCACGTGAGATTGTTGCGCGGATTAAGGCCGTTTGGCGCAGAATGGAAATTCAAACTCAGCCTGTTATAGCGTCTGTAGCAACGACGGAAACTGAAATTATTGTACAATCTTCAACATGGTCATGTAATCCACACACTTTACAAATTCATTATCATGGGCAAGTGCTACAGCTTACGCGTTATGAATATCGCTTGTTATTGCTACTGATTCAACATCCAGAGCAAGTATTTAGTCGCCAACAATTGATGGATCATATTTGGGAATATCCAGAGCATAGTCTGGAGCGCACGGTTGATACTCATATTAAAAGTTTAAGGCAGAAACTCAAACAGATTACCCCACAGGATGACCCGATTCGTACCCATCGTGGTTTTGGCTATAGTTTGGCAAAGTTGAGCTAAAGCATGTCGATCTTTGTCCGTATCTGGTTTTTCTTTAGCTTGGTGGTGGTACTAAGTCTAGGCTTTATCGCCTATACCCTGACTCAACAAGTCAAACCGAATGTACGGCAAGTGGTTGAAGACACTCTCGCTGAAAATGCCAATATCATTGCCCAGTTAATTGCAGAAGATGTCTATCAGCACCAAGTCGACACCCCAGCATTTGATCAAAAAATTCAGGCTGCGTTATCCCGTCAACTAAACGCCACTATTTGGCAGTATCGCAAAGAACAAATTAACCAACAGCTGTATATCACTGATCCCAAAGGTATTGTAACCTATGATTCAGAGGGGCAAGCCGTCGGACAAGACTATTCTAAATGGAATGATGTTTACCTCACCCTACGTGGCAAATACGGCGCACGTTCGACTGCAACCAATCCTTATGACAACAATAGCAGCGTCATGCATATTGCAGCACCTATTATTTATGATCAGCAATTATTGGGGGTTGTCAGTATTGGCAAACCCAATCAATCGGTACAGCCTTATATTGAGCGTGCCGAACAGCAACTGATCTATCAGGCCCTCTGGATTGCAGCACTCAGTTTGCTCTTGGCCAGTATGGTGGCCTATTGGCTCAGACATAGTATTGATCGGGTACGTCGTTATGCGCAGGCACTCGCACCTGTGAATCAGGCGCCATTCTTCTATTCCGCCAAAGAGCTCAACCAAGTGACTCAGGCACTGAGTGAAATGCGAGAGAAGCTGGAAGATCGAGGCTATGTGGAAAACTACGTCAATACACTCACCCACGAACTCAAAAGCCCGCTTACTGCCATTCAAGCCAGCGCTGAACTGCTTCAAGATGATTTACCCTTGGCAGATCAACAGCAATTTGCATTGCATATTGTTGAGCAAAGCCAACGTTTGCAGTCTTTGGTTGAACGGATGCTACTACTCACACGACTCGAAAAAAACCAGCATGTCTTAGAGTTTCAATCGGTCGATCTGAATCAACTGATTCAGCAGTGTGTTCAGCAACAACTGAGTGCGCTACAACGGAAACAGCTCCAAATCCAGCTTGACCTGCCTAAATACTGTTCAATCTATGCTGATCCATTTTGGTTGAAACAGGCATTGAATAATCTGTTAGACAACGCCAGAGATTTTTGTCCGGCACAAGGAAAAATCGCTGTTCAGCTTCAACAAGATCCTGTACATGACCGTATTACCCTATTGTTTTTTAATGAAGCTGAGTCCATTCCTGAATACGCCTTGACCCGTGTGTTTGAAACTTATTTTTCCCTGCCGCGCCCACATAATCAGCAGCGTAGTACTGGGATTGGCCTCAGTATCGTCAAGCAGATAATTCAACAGCATCAAGGTCAGATTAATATTCGGAATATTCAGGCCAATACACTCGACTTCTTGCACACGCATCATGCAGGCGTACTTCTGACGATCACACTTCACACAAACTTCACTTAAGCTTCAGACTAAGCTCATCCGAAGTGCATCTCCGATCGAGATACTGGTCATATGACCATGAACCGTGACATGCGCCAAAATTTCATTAGTTTTAAAATCGGAGCGATTTTATTGCTGATTTTTATATCGGTTTATTTTTTATTTCAAGTTTGGTCTCTAAACATCAAAGCCATCAACAACAGCTGATTCATGACCTTGCCCATGAACCCCAACGTGATGATCTCTGGAAACAAGCTGAAATTATTTTTTCGCTCCAAGCTGCGCGAGGGCTCAATGCCAAGCCAATCTTCAATATTGATGGAAAAACCTATACGTTTGATTTTTTTAGAACAAAGCCAAGAACAACGGGGGTTGATCTGGTGCAGCTTCAAGCTGACTGGACAAATATTGCACTGGTTACAATAGGCACAAGCTGTGTTGTTTGTGCTGTTACGTTCAATCCAGTCCTTGCTTGATTGCCTCTGTCATGTTTCTTACTCGTCCATGTCAATTGGTATCAATCTGAACAAGCAAGGTATTAATACTATTCGGGTCGGGCGAAACCATGCTTTCGCCCATTTTTGATAAAATTTCATAGGAATAAAAAGATGTATCAAGCCACTTATTCAGCATTAAGCCAACTCAAACAACTTTGTCCTGCACACAGTTCTATTGCAAGTTGCTTGAATCAGCTACGACAAGCTCAAATTCAGTTTTTAAATCTGGGGAATATTGTTATCTGCCCACAACAAAGCTGCATTTTATTTTTTAAAAAACGCCATTTAATGGAAATAGAAACTTTTTCAGCCTGATTTATACAAAATTACACTGTGCCTGAATCGCATCAAGTACAATCCAGTCTCTATATTTTTTGATTCAGGAATAACAATGTCTGTGCAACGACTTCATGTCACTTCACGTTATTGCGAAGTCGCAATTTCAGGAAATCTAGTTCATTTAGCAGGTCAATTGGCAGATGACACCAGCGTCGATGTAACTGCACAGACCCAGCAAACCTTAGACAATATTGACCGCTTACTTGCTGAAGCAGGAACGGATAAGACCCATATTTTATCAGTGATTATCTTTTTAAAAGACATCGAAAAAGATTATGCCGCCATGAATAGCGTCTGGGATGCATGGATTGCAGCAGGTCATCCGCCAGCACGTACCTGCGTCGAGTCTAAACTCTACGCACCAGATGTACTGGTTGAGATGACCGTCACTGCAGTACGTCCAGATTAATAAGATTTCATCGCAAATTCATTATATTTCATCATTCGATCCGCTTTAGCCATCGACATTGAAGTAGAAGTGGAGATAGTTACAACTGAAGCAGGTTCAAACAGATCTGGCACTAAATCTTGTCTGAGTTCTTGTTCCGTTGGAATACTGCTATAGCGCAACACACGATAGCCTGCTAACTCCAACAGGCTGTCCTGATAATGTTTTTGATGTAGACGATTGACATAAGATTCGTCGGCAATTTCAATAATTGCAAGCACTTGGTGTTGTTGGTCTAAGACCACAAAGTCGGCCACCAAACCTTGATATTTACGCCGTGTGTGGGCAAATTTAGTGGTAAGTAAGGCATCAAAAGAAACATGTGCCAAGACTGTATGACGTGGCAAAACCGCTTGTAAACGCATCAGTGTAATTTGTTCAGCGATATTGAGAATACCACGACGTTTGAGTGGACTATCCTGACGCCTGTTTTGTTGTAGGCGGCGCAACGCAAGCGCTGCGATTAACAGCAGCCCAACTATTGTTATAAAATAATACATTTCTAACCAATCCCTTTAGATTTTTTATAATCATTTTGGCTTTAAGCCAATTTTTTTAATCAAGAACAGCGATAGCAAAATCATTTTGCAGTGCAAACTTAAGTTTTTTAATCGTGTTTTGCTAGACGACCTAAGTCGTAAAAGCCCTCTGCCCTTTATTTATAATCATTCGCTATTCAATATTCAAGTCGTTATTGTCAGTTTATGTTTCCTTAGGCGACAGTTTTATGATCAAATTGTGAGCGCTTATGCCGAGCCGAAAAAAAGCAGGCATGATCTGGATCATGCCTGCTGTAATATCGAATTAACGAGCTGCTTTGGTTTTCGGCTTGGTTTTACCAGAGAATGGTCTTTTCTCACCTGTTTCACGTGGTGGTAAGCCATTATGCTGAGTTAACACCTGTCCTTTCTGTGGGCGCTTTTGTCCTGATTGTGGGCGAGATTGGCTCTGACCACGTTTGGCCGAATCTCCCGCCACAGAGGAGTTCTTCTTGCGCGCTGATTTATATTCACCCTCAGCTGTACCTTGCGGCTGATAGGTTGGAATCAAATGCTGTTTTGAGTTACCGATCAGATCGGCACGCCCCATGTCTTTCAAGGCTTCGCGCAATAAAGGCCAGTTATTTGGATCATGATAACGTAAAAATGCCTTGTGCAGACGGCGACGCTTTTCACCTTTGACGATATCGACATTTTCAGTATAGCGCGCCACTTTAGACAGCGGGTTCTTACCTGAATAATACATGGTGGTGGCAGTGGCCATTGGCGATGGATAGAAGGTTTGAACCTGATCGGCACGGAAACCATTCTTCTTCAACCAAATTGCCAGATTCATCATGTCATAATCCGTGGTACCCGGATGCGCAGCAATGAAGTATGGAATTAA
The DNA window shown above is from Acinetobacter colistiniresistens and carries:
- the creC gene encoding two-component system sensor histidine kinase CreC, encoding MSIFVRIWFFFSLVVVLSLGFIAYTLTQQVKPNVRQVVEDTLAENANIIAQLIAEDVYQHQVDTPAFDQKIQAALSRQLNATIWQYRKEQINQQLYITDPKGIVTYDSEGQAVGQDYSKWNDVYLTLRGKYGARSTATNPYDNNSSVMHIAAPIIYDQQLLGVVSIGKPNQSVQPYIERAEQQLIYQALWIAALSLLLASMVAYWLRHSIDRVRRYAQALAPVNQAPFFYSAKELNQVTQALSEMREKLEDRGYVENYVNTLTHELKSPLTAIQASAELLQDDLPLADQQQFALHIVEQSQRLQSLVERMLLLTRLEKNQHVLEFQSVDLNQLIQQCVQQQLSALQRKQLQIQLDLPKYCSIYADPFWLKQALNNLLDNARDFCPAQGKIAVQLQQDPVHDRITLLFFNEAESIPEYALTRVFETYFSLPRPHNQQRSTGIGLSIVKQIIQQHQGQINIRNIQANTLDFLHTHHAGVLLTITLHTNFT
- a CDS encoding RidA family protein, which encodes MSVQRLHVTSRYCEVAISGNLVHLAGQLADDTSVDVTAQTQQTLDNIDRLLAEAGTDKTHILSVIIFLKDIEKDYAAMNSVWDAWIAAGHPPARTCVESKLYAPDVLVEMTVTAVRPD
- a CDS encoding DUF2726 domain-containing protein; translation: MYYFITIVGLLLIAALALRRLQQNRRQDSPLKRRGILNIAEQITLMRLQAVLPRHTVLAHVSFDALLTTKFAHTRRKYQGLVADFVVLDQQHQVLAIIEIADESYVNRLHQKHYQDSLLELAGYRVLRYSSIPTEQELRQDLVPDLFEPASVVTISTSTSMSMAKADRMMKYNEFAMKSY
- the creB gene encoding two-component system response regulator CreB, whose product is MKQKQILCVEDEAAIVLPLRYALEREGWSVSWVHTGTQALQLLAQQSFDFIILDIGLPDLNGFEVCKQLRQKDHTPLLFLTARDDEIDRVVGLEIGADDYCTKPFSAREIVARIKAVWRRMEIQTQPVIASVATTETEIIVQSSTWSCNPHTLQIHYHGQVLQLTRYEYRLLLLLIQHPEQVFSRQQLMDHIWEYPEHSLERTVDTHIKSLRQKLKQITPQDDPIRTHRGFGYSLAKLS